A stretch of Ectothiorhodospiraceae bacterium BW-2 DNA encodes these proteins:
- a CDS encoding anti-sigma factor antagonist: MTIQSQLDTSNKQLTIHVGQRFDFRVHREFRDCYTSTDGANSTYVINLENTTYMDSSALGMLLLLREHSGGETSRLILRKVKPELMKILRISNFDQLFTIENG; this comes from the coding sequence ATGACAATTCAGAGTCAACTCGATACTTCGAATAAGCAGCTGACGATTCATGTCGGTCAACGATTCGACTTTAGAGTCCATCGAGAGTTTCGGGACTGCTATACCTCGACAGACGGGGCTAATAGCACCTATGTGATTAACCTAGAGAATACCACCTACATGGATAGCTCGGCGTTAGGTATGTTACTGCTGCTAAGGGAGCATAGTGGCGGCGAGACTAGTCGGCTGATTTTGCGTAAAGTTAAACCGGAGCTAATGAAGATTTTGCGTATCTCCAATTTTGATCAGCTCTTTACGATTGAAAATGGATAG
- a CDS encoding chemotaxis response regulator protein-glutamate methylesterase, which translates to MAIKVLIVDDSAMIRQLMTELLGSAPGIEVVGAAADPYIAREMIKQLNPDVLTLDVEMPRMDGLTFLRNLMRLRPMPVVMISSLTEKGADVTLQALEIGAIDFITKPKIDLQAGLNDYRDLIVEKVKMAAKVQVNRLVAAPRTPASTGEIAPKLSADAVIASSRRSSQHFQTTDKIIAIGASTGGTEALRCIMAELPPTMPGMVISQHIPPAFSTTFAARLNRESALSVCEATDGQQILPGHVYVAPGAYHLLVERSGARYICRINDGPRVNRHKPSVDVMFRSVAQNVGPNAVGVILTGMGDDGARGLLEMRQAGAETFAQDEATSVVWGMPGEAVKLEAATAQLPLPMIATRLMQLQ; encoded by the coding sequence ATGGCGATTAAAGTACTCATAGTAGATGACTCGGCGATGATTCGCCAACTCATGACTGAATTACTCGGTAGCGCTCCGGGGATAGAGGTTGTCGGTGCCGCTGCCGATCCCTACATTGCCCGCGAGATGATTAAGCAGCTTAACCCCGATGTGTTAACGCTCGATGTTGAGATGCCGAGAATGGATGGCTTAACCTTTTTGCGTAACCTAATGCGCCTGCGGCCGATGCCGGTAGTCATGATCTCCTCGTTAACCGAAAAGGGGGCCGATGTCACGCTACAGGCGCTGGAGATAGGGGCGATCGATTTTATTACCAAACCGAAAATTGATCTCCAGGCGGGGCTGAACGACTATCGTGATCTGATTGTCGAAAAGGTCAAAATGGCCGCTAAGGTGCAGGTCAACCGGCTGGTGGCAGCGCCACGAACTCCTGCCTCAACCGGAGAGATTGCCCCTAAATTGAGCGCTGATGCGGTGATCGCCTCTAGCAGACGCAGCAGCCAACACTTTCAGACCACCGATAAGATTATCGCCATCGGTGCCTCTACCGGAGGGACTGAGGCGCTACGCTGCATTATGGCTGAACTGCCGCCTACCATGCCGGGAATGGTGATTTCGCAACATATTCCTCCCGCCTTTAGCACCACCTTTGCGGCCCGACTCAATCGCGAATCGGCGCTGAGCGTCTGCGAAGCGACCGATGGCCAGCAGATTCTACCCGGCCATGTCTATGTCGCCCCCGGTGCCTACCATCTACTCGTTGAGCGCAGTGGCGCACGCTATATCTGCCGTATTAACGATGGCCCCCGAGTCAATCGACACAAACCGTCGGTGGATGTGATGTTTCGCTCTGTCGCGCAAAATGTCGGCCCCAATGCCGTCGGGGTCATCCTGACCGGTATGGGCGATGATGGTGCTAGAGGGCTACTAGAGATGCGCCAGGCCGGGGCCGAGACCTTCGCCCAAGACGAGGCGACTAGCGTGGTGTGGGGGATGCCGGGCGAGGCGGTTAAATTAGAGGCGGCGACGGCGCAACTCCCCTTACCGATGATCGCAACGCGACTAATGCAACTACAGTAG
- the cheD gene encoding chemoreceptor glutamine deamidase CheD has product MFSTSRHHSPDGEPLPPALEGFESINRYWDRANRCFAAKILPGEFYVTREDEMITTVLGSCVAACIRDKLFGIGGMNHFMLPLDDGGGSWNGMSELARSTRYGNYAMEHMINEILKHGGRRNNLEAKVFGGGQVLTEGSDIGRKNIEFVHKFLADEGIELAGENVGDIYPRKVNYYPRTGLARMKKLKQAHNQTIISRERSYMSELRQEEVSGDIELFD; this is encoded by the coding sequence ATGTTTTCTACTTCGCGCCACCACTCCCCTGACGGAGAGCCGCTGCCACCTGCGCTGGAGGGGTTCGAGTCGATCAATCGTTACTGGGATCGAGCCAATCGCTGCTTCGCCGCCAAAATCCTACCGGGCGAGTTCTATGTGACCCGTGAGGATGAGATGATTACTACCGTGCTCGGCTCCTGTGTCGCCGCCTGCATTCGCGATAAGCTGTTCGGCATCGGTGGCATGAACCACTTTATGTTGCCGCTCGATGATGGGGGAGGGAGTTGGAACGGGATGAGTGAACTGGCTCGCTCTACCCGCTATGGCAACTACGCCATGGAGCACATGATTAATGAGATCCTAAAGCACGGTGGCCGCCGTAATAATTTGGAAGCTAAAGTCTTTGGCGGTGGTCAGGTGTTGACCGAAGGGTCTGATATTGGGCGTAAAAATATCGAGTTCGTTCACAAATTCCTAGCCGATGAGGGGATTGAGCTAGCGGGTGAGAATGTGGGTGATATCTACCCACGCAAGGTGAACTACTACCCTAGAACAGGATTGGCAAGAATGAAAAAGCTAAAACAGGCCCACAACCAGACAATTATTAGCCGCGAGCGCAGCTATATGTCGGAGCTTCGGCAGGAGGAGGTTAGCGGTGATATTGAGCTGTTCGATTAA
- a CDS encoding chemotaxis protein CheR — MSHREFEFSDRHFEIIKNFIADHAGIALTEAKRDMVYGRLVRRLRATRMADFDSYLVHLNDANNPEVVNFVNALTTNLTSFFRENHHFEFLRTQALPELERARSGSRKLRLWSAGCSTGEEPYSLAMTVLEYFDNKPGWDISIMATDLDTNVVNTARAGIYTMDRVKDLSRDRLKRWFLKGKGSNQTKVKVKAALKQPLHFMPLNLLQNWPFQEPFDIIFCRNVVIYFNKETQKGLFERFAEQCAEDGYLLIGHSESLHRVSDRFKLLGQTIHSKIY, encoded by the coding sequence ATGAGTCATCGAGAGTTCGAGTTTTCAGATCGCCACTTTGAGATCATAAAAAACTTTATCGCCGACCATGCGGGTATTGCCCTGACCGAAGCGAAGCGTGATATGGTCTATGGCCGCCTGGTCAGGCGTCTGCGGGCGACCCGTATGGCCGATTTTGATAGCTATTTAGTCCATCTGAACGATGCTAACAACCCCGAAGTGGTCAACTTTGTCAATGCGTTAACGACCAATCTCACCTCCTTTTTTCGCGAGAACCACCACTTCGAGTTTCTGCGTACCCAAGCGTTACCCGAGTTAGAGCGGGCGCGTAGCGGTTCACGCAAGCTGCGTCTCTGGTCTGCCGGCTGCTCAACCGGGGAGGAGCCCTACTCGTTAGCGATGACAGTGTTGGAATACTTTGATAACAAACCGGGCTGGGATATTTCGATTATGGCGACCGATCTCGATACCAATGTGGTCAATACCGCCAGAGCGGGCATCTATACGATGGATCGGGTTAAAGATCTCTCCCGTGACCGACTTAAACGCTGGTTCTTAAAGGGTAAAGGGAGCAATCAGACTAAGGTAAAGGTGAAAGCGGCGCTGAAGCAGCCGCTCCACTTTATGCCGCTAAATCTGCTCCAAAATTGGCCGTTTCAGGAGCCGTTTGATATTATCTTCTGCCGTAACGTAGTGATCTATTTTAACAAAGAGACCCAAAAGGGGCTGTTTGAGCGCTTTGCCGAGCAGTGTGCTGAGGATGGCTATCTGCTGATAGGTCACTCCGAATCGTTACACCGAGTCAGTGATCGTTTTAAGCTGTTAGGTCAGACCATTCACTCCAAAATCTATTAG
- a CDS encoding chemotaxis protein CheW, giving the protein MTTQPIVAGIDSSLEQLRQRGDNQQFLTFTLGEESYAVDILRVQEIKGWSPVTHIPNTPDYLRGVLNLRGTIVPIIDLRMRFQLQRVEYTPVTVVIVLSVASGEKPRTLGIVVDGVSDVLTVATDDIKPTPDFGGPISTEYIHGLVSINEQMIMLLDIDLLLSIAELRAIDNIKS; this is encoded by the coding sequence ATGACAACACAACCGATAGTGGCCGGAATCGATAGTAGCCTAGAGCAGCTACGGCAACGTGGCGATAATCAGCAGTTTCTGACCTTCACCTTAGGGGAGGAGAGCTACGCGGTCGATATTCTGCGGGTACAGGAGATCAAGGGGTGGAGTCCGGTGACCCATATTCCTAACACCCCCGACTATCTGCGTGGGGTGCTCAACCTGCGCGGCACCATTGTCCCGATTATCGATCTACGCATGCGCTTTCAGCTACAGCGTGTCGAATATACCCCTGTGACGGTGGTGATTGTACTCTCGGTAGCGTCGGGGGAGAAGCCTCGCACGCTCGGTATTGTCGTTGATGGGGTCTCAGATGTCTTAACGGTTGCGACCGATGATATCAAGCCGACCCCCGACTTTGGTGGTCCGATTAGTACCGAATATATTCACGGTCTAGTGAGCATCAACGAGCAGATGATTATGTTGCTAGATATCGATCTGCTGTTAAGTATTGCCGAACTCAGAGCTATCGACAACATTAAATCGTGA
- a CDS encoding chemotaxis protein CheA yields the protein MSFDMSQFLQTFYEESFEGLEVMESGLLDLNVGAADNELINSIFRAAHSIKGGSATFGLSDVSSFTHLMETLLDELRDGTRDVSQTLVDLLLKSVDILREMLEGNQSGEAIDQGRVAAMQQQLQQMLDGGAEAMSASAVAVASEASESDLSGWVIDFTPHTHLYHTGNDPVRILRELHDFGEPRLVVHYDKLPDFDELNPEESYLGWTIELEGQIEKSDLDDIFVWVEDDCELTIAPLREVSSLDEPDPTPIPIPIPTPTPTPTPIPTPASPSAETNSSAVARKGGGDSSSIRVSIEKVDAVINLVGELVITQSMLSTLGENFDMNQIQKLRDGLAQLEQNTRELQDDVMRMRMMPISFVFNRFPRMVRDLSQQLGKDIELVMSGEGTELDKTLIENITDPLVHLVRNSVDHGIESATERTAAGKPATGHVYLNAFHRGGNIVIEVKDDGRGLNADKIYQKALERGVIAPDTQLPQDQIYALIFQPGFSTADQVSDVSGRGVGMDVVRRNIQKLGGTVDITSEWGRGSTMTVRLPLTLAILDGQTVSVGEETYIVPLVSIVESLQIKPGMVNKMVGQGETFVLRGAYLPIIRLGELFGIETQAKSLEEGLLVVVEGEGKVIGLFVDDLQGQQQVVIKSLESNYQRIEGISGATILGDGSVALILDIPSLIRMSNRHNRVRSAKPAERLAAAF from the coding sequence ATGAGCTTCGATATGTCGCAGTTCCTGCAGACCTTCTATGAAGAGAGCTTTGAGGGGCTGGAGGTGATGGAGAGTGGTCTGCTCGATCTGAATGTAGGGGCGGCGGATAATGAGCTAATTAACTCGATCTTTCGTGCGGCCCACTCGATTAAGGGGGGGAGCGCCACCTTTGGGCTTAGCGATGTCTCATCGTTTACCCATCTAATGGAGACGCTGCTCGATGAGCTGCGTGACGGTACCCGTGATGTGAGTCAAACGCTAGTTGATCTGCTGCTAAAATCGGTAGATATTCTGCGGGAGATGCTCGAAGGGAATCAGAGTGGGGAGGCGATTGACCAAGGGCGGGTCGCGGCGATGCAGCAGCAGCTACAGCAGATGCTTGACGGTGGCGCTGAGGCGATGAGCGCTAGCGCAGTGGCTGTAGCGAGTGAAGCGAGTGAGTCGGATTTGAGTGGGTGGGTGATCGATTTCACCCCCCACACCCATCTCTACCATACCGGTAACGATCCGGTGCGGATTTTGCGTGAGCTGCACGATTTTGGTGAGCCACGACTTGTGGTCCACTACGATAAACTGCCCGATTTTGATGAACTTAACCCTGAAGAGAGCTACCTAGGCTGGACGATCGAGCTGGAGGGGCAGATCGAGAAGAGCGATCTGGACGACATTTTTGTCTGGGTGGAAGATGATTGTGAGCTCACCATCGCGCCGTTAAGAGAGGTGAGTAGTCTCGACGAGCCGGATCCAACACCAATACCAATACCAATACCAACACCAACACCAACACCAACACCAATACCAACTCCCGCCTCTCCCTCTGCCGAGACAAACTCTAGCGCTGTTGCTCGCAAAGGTGGAGGGGATAGTAGCTCAATTCGGGTCAGCATAGAGAAGGTGGATGCGGTGATTAACCTAGTCGGCGAGCTGGTGATTACCCAGTCGATGTTAAGCACCTTGGGCGAAAATTTCGACATGAACCAGATTCAGAAGCTGCGTGATGGGCTAGCGCAGCTAGAGCAGAATACCCGCGAGCTACAGGATGATGTTATGCGGATGCGGATGATGCCGATTAGCTTCGTCTTTAACCGCTTTCCACGCATGGTGCGCGATTTAAGCCAGCAGCTTGGTAAAGATATTGAGCTAGTGATGTCGGGAGAGGGGACTGAGCTCGATAAGACCCTCATCGAAAATATTACCGACCCTCTAGTCCATCTAGTGCGAAACAGTGTCGATCACGGTATTGAGTCGGCCACAGAGCGGACGGCAGCCGGAAAGCCGGCGACCGGTCATGTCTATCTTAACGCCTTTCATCGTGGTGGCAATATCGTCATTGAGGTGAAAGATGATGGCCGCGGGCTCAATGCCGATAAGATCTACCAAAAGGCGTTAGAGCGCGGGGTGATCGCCCCCGATACCCAGCTACCGCAGGATCAGATCTACGCCCTCATCTTTCAGCCCGGCTTCTCAACGGCTGATCAGGTGAGTGATGTCTCTGGCCGTGGTGTCGGGATGGATGTCGTGCGGCGCAATATCCAAAAACTAGGTGGTACGGTCGATATAACCTCTGAGTGGGGCAGAGGCTCCACCATGACGGTACGGCTGCCGTTGACTCTAGCGATTCTCGATGGCCAGACGGTATCGGTCGGGGAGGAGACCTATATCGTCCCTCTCGTATCGATTGTCGAATCGCTTCAGATTAAACCGGGGATGGTTAACAAGATGGTTGGCCAAGGGGAGACTTTTGTGCTGCGCGGTGCCTATCTGCCGATTATTCGTCTCGGCGAGCTGTTTGGCATTGAGACGCAGGCGAAGAGCCTAGAGGAGGGGTTACTGGTTGTCGTTGAGGGGGAGGGGAAGGTCATCGGACTCTTTGTCGATGATCTACAAGGGCAGCAGCAGGTGGTGATTAAATCGCTAGAGTCGAACTATCAGCGTATTGAGGGTATCTCGGGGGCGACGATTCTGGGCGATGGCTCGGTGGCGCTCATTCTCGATATTCCTAGCCTGATTCGGATGTCAAATCGCCATAACAGAGTGCGTTCGGCGAAACCGGCAGAGCGGCTAGCCGCCGCCTTCTAG
- a CDS encoding response regulator: MATILAVDDSASMRQMVSFTLKGAGHSVVEANDGQQALDKAKQGKFDLVLSDVNMPVMDGITLVKNLRTLPDYKFTPILMLTTESAGNKKAEGKQAGATGWIVKPFNPEQLLKTITKVLG, translated from the coding sequence ATGGCAACGATTCTTGCGGTGGACGATTCGGCCTCTATGCGCCAGATGGTCTCGTTTACCCTTAAGGGGGCTGGACACAGTGTTGTGGAGGCAAACGATGGTCAGCAGGCGCTTGATAAGGCCAAGCAGGGTAAATTTGATCTGGTGTTAAGTGATGTCAATATGCCGGTGATGGATGGCATTACCCTCGTCAAGAATCTTCGCACCCTGCCCGACTATAAATTTACGCCCATCTTAATGCTAACGACCGAGTCGGCGGGTAACAAAAAGGCTGAGGGGAAGCAGGCCGGCGCGACCGGCTGGATCGTTAAACCGTTTAACCCAGAGCAGTTACTGAAGACGATAACCAAGGTGCTTGGGTAA
- a CDS encoding ParA family protein, with protein MRTLAVMNHKGGVGKTTTTLNLSHALMAMGHRVLMLDMDPQGHLTISSGFASNRDPGLDGLLTQQQTVASIIKPLRDNLALLPAGPKLAEYEQQSGSAALAYRLRNALNDTEGYDFVLIDCPPSSGLLVINAMLASSEVLVPVTGDYLALLGLSRLIGIFRHIEKSLNHHLPLWFVMTRYQGRRKLTRGIRQKLLQYFPGRVLATPIRESVELAESPGFHQSIFDYRPNSYGASDYSDLATDLVNKRVMNHE; from the coding sequence ATGCGTACCCTTGCTGTGATGAACCATAAGGGTGGAGTTGGCAAAACCACCACCACCCTCAATCTCAGCCATGCCCTCATGGCGATGGGGCATCGAGTCTTGATGTTAGATATGGATCCGCAGGGCCACCTCACCATTAGCAGCGGCTTTGCGAGTAACCGCGATCCCGGGCTAGATGGGCTACTGACACAGCAGCAGACGGTCGCCTCGATCATTAAACCCCTGCGAGATAACCTCGCTTTGCTGCCTGCCGGCCCTAAACTGGCTGAGTATGAGCAGCAGTCGGGCTCGGCGGCACTCGCCTACCGCCTCCGTAACGCCCTTAACGACACCGAGGGCTACGACTTTGTCCTCATCGACTGCCCCCCCTCCTCTGGGCTCTTGGTGATTAACGCCATGTTAGCTAGCAGTGAGGTGCTCGTACCGGTTACTGGAGACTATCTCGCCCTGCTCGGTCTCTCCCGTCTCATCGGCATCTTCCGCCATATCGAAAAGAGCCTTAACCACCATCTGCCGCTCTGGTTTGTGATGACCCGCTACCAAGGCAGGCGCAAACTAACTCGCGGCATTCGGCAAAAACTGCTGCAATACTTTCCCGGCAGAGTGCTAGCTACCCCGATTCGGGAGTCGGTTGAGCTGGCAGAGAGCCCCGGTTTTCACCAAAGTATCTTCGACTATCGTCCCAACAGTTATGGCGCTAGCGACTATAGCGATTTAGCCACCGATCTAGTTAACAAGAGAGTCATGAATCATGAGTAG
- a CDS encoding STAS domain-containing protein, whose product MSSNEMDDIGFDPLAWMNQPESSPPPPPPAAAPVTTSATTVGELILDPRLDVASAALLKTQLTEQLAGANSITLNGAAVERVDGAALQLLLAFWLKAERLNIEVSWKEPSSALIHAAEQIGLSSRLAL is encoded by the coding sequence ATGAGTAGTAACGAGATGGATGATATCGGTTTCGATCCCCTCGCGTGGATGAACCAACCAGAGAGCAGCCCGCCCCCTCCCCCCCCCGCGGCCGCTCCTGTAACCACGAGCGCGACCACGGTCGGTGAACTAATACTCGACCCCCGACTCGATGTGGCCTCAGCGGCGCTGCTAAAGACGCAGCTCACTGAGCAGCTAGCCGGTGCTAACTCGATAACGCTTAATGGTGCCGCGGTCGAACGGGTCGATGGGGCAGCGCTACAGCTACTACTCGCCTTTTGGCTTAAAGCAGAGCGGCTCAACATTGAAGTGAGCTGGAAAGAGCCCTCCTCTGCTCTCATCCACGCGGCTGAACAGATCGGCCTATCGAGTCGGCTAGCGCTCTAG
- a CDS encoding sel1 repeat family protein, translated as MSAADEMTLRSGVNAFESKQFATAMQLLSPLAEQGNAEAQYRVAIMHQNGLIGSADLQRAATMMQRAADQNHPLAQHGIGFMYMEGEGVRQDITQAIEWFEKAATQGLTGSLTTLGMIYQEGKGVPIDEAKAKAYYQQAGFEM; from the coding sequence ATGTCAGCCGCAGATGAGATGACCCTTCGTAGCGGAGTTAACGCCTTCGAATCAAAACAGTTTGCCACCGCCATGCAACTACTCTCCCCGCTAGCGGAACAGGGTAACGCCGAAGCGCAGTACCGCGTCGCCATCATGCACCAAAACGGCCTTATCGGCAGTGCCGATCTACAACGGGCAGCCACAATGATGCAAAGGGCGGCCGATCAGAACCACCCTCTCGCACAACACGGTATCGGCTTTATGTACATGGAAGGCGAAGGGGTAAGGCAAGATATAACCCAAGCGATTGAGTGGTTTGAAAAGGCGGCCACACAAGGATTAACCGGCTCACTCACCACCTTAGGGATGATCTACCAAGAGGGCAAAGGGGTGCCCATCGATGAGGCGAAGGCGAAAGCCTACTATCAACAAGCCGGTTTTGAGATGTAA